The window ATTGGTGGAGAGCACGGCGCTGCCGCGGGACTCGGACAGCACGTCCAGCACGGCGTCGGCGCGCTGCTGCTCCTCGATCGGCACCAGCTCGACATTGCCCGCGGCGCGGAATTGGCGACGCAGCGTGTTCACGAAGGCCGAGGTGCCCGGCACCGCCAGTGACTTGAACGCGAAGTCCGGCGCCTTGCGCAATTCGAAACCGCATCCGGCGAGCGCCGCTGCAGAGAGCGCCGCGGCGAGCAGGGCACGGCGCGACAGGCAACCGTCGTCCCGGATCGATGTGTTCATGTTGCCCTTCATACCACCACGTTGACCAGCCGGCCCGGCACCACGATCACGCGCTTGGCAACGGCGCCCTCGGCATGCTTGGCGAAGGCTTCGCTGGCCAGCGCGATCTTCTCGATCTCGGGCTTGCTGGCATTGGCGGGCACGCGCAGCGAGCCACGCAGCTTGCCGTTGACCTGCAGCATCAGCTCGATTTCGTCCTGCTCGAGAGCGATCGTGTCGACTTCGGGCCAGGGTGCGTCGAGCAGTGTGCCGTACAGCTTGTCGTAGCCCAGTTCGTGCCACAGCGCGTGCGTGACGTGCGGCGTGGCCGGGTAGAGGCAGCGCAGCAGAATGCCGAAGCCCTCGCGCGCGGCGGCGCTGTCACCGGGGCTGCCGTCGGACTTGAAGCCCTCCAGCGCGTTCAGCAGCTTCATCGCGCCCGACACCACGGTGTTGTACTGCATGCGCTGGTAGTCGTAGTCGATCTGGCGCAGCACGGTGTGGACTTCGCGGCGCAATGCCTTGGCCTGCCCGCCGAAGGCCGAGCGCGGGTCCACCGAGGCCAGGTCGAGCTCCTCACCCTCGGGCACCGCGGCCTGCGCGGTGCCGAGCGCCACGCCGTAGTTCCAGACCCGGCGAAGGAAGCGGAAGCTGCCCTCCACCGCGGCGTCGTTCCACTCCAGCGTGGCCTCGGGCGGCGCGGTGAACATGGTGTACAGGCGTGCGGTGTCGGCGCCGTACTTTTCGATCAAGTCCTGCGGGTCGACCCCGTTGCGCTCGCTCTTGCCCATCTTGCCGACGCCGCCGTACTCGACCTTCGTGCCGTCGGCCAGCGTGCCGCCGGTGATGCGGCCCTGCGCGTCGAGCACCTGCGTCACCTCCGAGGGCGGGAAGTATTCCTTGCCGCCCTTTTCGCTGCGCCGGTAGAAGATGTGGTTGAGCACCATGCCCTGCGTGAGCAGCTTCTTGAAGGGCTCGTCCACCTTCACCAGCCCGAGGTCGCGCATCACCTTGGTCCAGAAGCGCGCATAGAGCAAGTG is drawn from Variovorax sp. PBS-H4 and contains these coding sequences:
- a CDS encoding LPS-assembly lipoprotein LptE, translating into MNTSIRDDGCLSRRALLAAALSAAALAGCGFELRKAPDFAFKSLAVPGTSAFVNTLRRQFRAAGNVELVPIEEQQRADAVLDVLSESRGSAVLSTNSAGQVRELQLRLTMRIRLRTPGGKELMAPTQIEQTRDITYNETAALAKESETELLYRDMQADIAQQTLRRLAAVKSL